From a region of the Marinifilum sp. JC120 genome:
- a CDS encoding glycosyltransferase, with product MPTLGLVIKWGSSSWTGGPNYLKNIALANASVSPDQKLRLIYFVRPDQVEHMDQYRNILPLASDIRIYHPDSEMGDVDVLYPASDQFDVPAGVAPVYWIPDFQHCYLPEYFSKEELDWRSDFFSRLAGGKDLVVLSSEAALNDFHRFFTVTCPTFVVPFASSLEPGWMDGDHEEIKKKYSVNFQYLMCCNQFWKHKDHKTLFKALALLRDQGIILQLICTGATEDLRHPDYFDTVQDYLEEHNLTEQVHILGLLPRADQIQLLRGAQAVVQPSLFEGWSTVIEDCRLLGKKVIHSDIPVHLEQSPESSLVFKGGDAQNLADILVDFSDKFTAMPDIEAEKAAFQESLENCSRFGRNIGKMVNSAMKINEVVNPTNSPENKKLLPTKDIVGKNSYRVKGVQWYDPPLAGASTFADSLFEMETYTNTLDILNRLSEDDYLKYIRGFMSSGLRRFGKHWKYADICTVLYTLSNMLDVKNYLKIGVLQGRSMAMVISGNPQVDVVGFDMWRAGYAGMDNPGPAFVQEQMERLGHKGTLQFVNGNSHETLPHFFSQNPRMSFDLITVDSDHTPEGATQDLLDVLPHLRIGGAIVFDGIAHPSHPELLKIWQDTIMSRPEMSGFAFTELGYGVAFAIRMR from the coding sequence ATGCCCACATTAGGACTTGTCATAAAATGGGGAAGCAGCAGTTGGACGGGCGGACCAAACTATTTAAAAAACATAGCCTTAGCAAACGCGTCTGTCTCCCCGGATCAAAAGTTAAGACTCATTTATTTTGTACGCCCTGATCAGGTTGAGCATATGGATCAATACCGTAATATCCTGCCTTTGGCCTCGGACATACGTATATATCACCCCGACTCTGAAATGGGTGATGTAGACGTTCTGTATCCCGCCTCCGATCAATTTGATGTGCCAGCCGGTGTTGCGCCAGTTTATTGGATACCTGATTTCCAACATTGCTATCTACCGGAATATTTCTCCAAGGAAGAACTGGACTGGCGTTCTGATTTTTTTTCTCGCCTCGCAGGCGGCAAAGATTTAGTTGTATTGAGCAGTGAGGCCGCGCTAAATGATTTTCATCGTTTTTTTACAGTCACTTGCCCAACCTTTGTTGTACCATTCGCATCTTCACTTGAACCGGGATGGATGGACGGTGATCATGAAGAAATCAAAAAGAAATACTCTGTTAATTTTCAATACTTGATGTGCTGCAACCAGTTCTGGAAGCATAAGGACCATAAAACTCTTTTCAAAGCACTAGCCTTATTACGTGATCAAGGAATTATCTTACAGCTGATTTGTACCGGTGCGACTGAAGACTTACGACACCCTGATTATTTCGATACTGTTCAAGATTATCTGGAAGAACATAATTTAACCGAACAAGTTCATATTCTCGGCCTTCTGCCACGCGCAGATCAAATACAGTTACTCCGCGGTGCTCAGGCTGTCGTACAGCCGTCTTTGTTCGAAGGGTGGAGTACTGTTATCGAGGACTGCCGTCTTTTAGGCAAAAAGGTTATCCATTCTGACATCCCTGTACATCTGGAACAATCTCCTGAATCCAGCCTCGTCTTCAAGGGCGGGGACGCACAAAATCTAGCAGATATACTTGTGGATTTTTCTGATAAATTTACGGCAATGCCTGACATTGAAGCTGAAAAAGCCGCTTTTCAGGAAAGTTTAGAAAATTGCTCCCGGTTTGGCAGGAATATAGGGAAAATGGTGAATTCTGCCATGAAGATAAACGAGGTTGTTAACCCAACGAACAGTCCTGAAAACAAGAAATTGCTTCCGACTAAAGATATTGTCGGTAAAAACAGTTATCGTGTAAAAGGCGTGCAATGGTACGATCCTCCTTTAGCCGGAGCATCTACTTTTGCAGATTCATTGTTTGAAATGGAAACCTATACCAATACGCTTGATATATTGAATAGGCTCAGCGAAGACGACTACTTGAAGTACATACGCGGGTTCATGTCCAGTGGATTGCGACGCTTTGGCAAGCATTGGAAATATGCAGACATATGCACGGTGCTGTACACTTTGTCCAACATGCTGGATGTTAAAAATTATCTGAAAATAGGTGTCCTTCAGGGGCGGAGCATGGCCATGGTTATCTCTGGCAACCCTCAGGTCGACGTTGTTGGATTCGATATGTGGCGTGCGGGATATGCCGGCATGGACAATCCCGGCCCGGCTTTTGTGCAGGAACAGATGGAACGCCTTGGACACAAAGGGACATTGCAATTTGTCAACGGCAATTCCCATGAGACACTGCCTCACTTCTTTTCCCAGAACCCTCGTATGAGCTTTGATTTAATCACAGTCGACAGCGATCATACCCCGGAAGGAGCCACACAGGACTTACTGGATGTGCTGCCTCATTTGAGAATTGGCGGAGCCATTGTTTTTGATGGCATCGCCCACCCCTCACACCCGGAACTGCTGAAAATCTGGCAGGACACAATCATGTCGCGACCGGAAATGAGCGGCTTTGCGTTTACCGAGCTGGGGTACGGCGTCGCGTTTGCCATACGCATGCGCTAA
- a CDS encoding dTDP-6-deoxy-L-hexose 3-O-methyltransferase translates to MEDIFGYELANKWDYENGFYLTSDKTRIPKLLAHYELYKMISSLPGHVVECGVFKGASLIRFATFRDALESSYSRKIIGFDAFGKFPEQEHVEDKKFIEIFESDAGDGISKDELAQVFKHKNIENYELIEGDICSTIPEYLVDHPELKVALLHIDVDVYKPTKVILEHLYDRIVPGGLIVFDDYSIVAGETQAIDEFFADSGAQFEKLKISHRPTFYRKK, encoded by the coding sequence ATGGAAGATATCTTTGGATATGAACTGGCGAATAAGTGGGATTATGAAAACGGGTTTTATCTTACCAGCGATAAAACACGGATTCCTAAACTGTTGGCTCATTATGAATTATACAAAATGATATCTTCGCTGCCTGGGCATGTTGTAGAGTGTGGTGTGTTCAAGGGAGCTTCCTTAATTCGGTTTGCAACGTTTAGAGATGCTCTTGAGAGTTCCTACTCAAGGAAAATTATTGGTTTTGATGCCTTTGGTAAATTTCCTGAACAGGAGCATGTTGAGGATAAAAAGTTTATTGAAATTTTTGAGTCTGATGCTGGTGATGGGATCTCGAAAGATGAACTTGCGCAGGTTTTTAAGCATAAAAACATTGAGAACTATGAGCTTATTGAAGGGGACATCTGTTCTACTATCCCGGAGTATCTGGTTGACCATCCTGAACTGAAAGTTGCGTTGCTGCATATCGATGTCGATGTCTATAAACCGACAAAAGTGATACTGGAGCATTTATATGACAGGATTGTTCCCGGGGGGCTTATTGTCTTTGATGACTATTCAATTGTTGCAGGTGAGACTCAGGCCATTGATGAATTTTTCGCGGATTCCGGCGCACAATTTGAAAAGCTGAAGATCTCTCACAGGCCAACTTTTTACAGAAAAAAATAG
- a CDS encoding acylneuraminate cytidylyltransferase family protein: MSCADICIAIIPARAGSKGVKNKNIVELNGKPLISYTIEAALDSGVFDHVFVTTDGEEIAEVSAECGAEVIDRPRELALDKSSSIDVIVHALEAKEFFKGCFCLLQPTSPLRDSKDIREAFELYKSSEATSVISATSVGHHPYKCLMQNKDGNYAPIRNPEDLVSARQDLPICIAPNGAIYFCDIASFLEQKVLFFPNTEYFLMRPDRSVDVDSLTDLKIAEFYLSNQ; this comes from the coding sequence ATGAGTTGTGCTGATATATGTATCGCGATTATCCCGGCAAGAGCTGGGTCAAAAGGAGTCAAAAATAAAAATATAGTTGAACTCAATGGGAAGCCTCTCATTAGTTATACTATTGAGGCTGCTCTTGATTCAGGCGTATTTGATCATGTTTTTGTTACAACAGATGGCGAGGAGATTGCTGAAGTCAGCGCCGAATGTGGTGCAGAGGTGATAGACAGGCCTCGTGAGTTAGCACTGGATAAATCCAGCAGCATTGACGTAATTGTGCATGCTTTAGAAGCAAAAGAATTTTTCAAAGGTTGTTTCTGCCTGCTGCAGCCGACTTCGCCCTTACGGGACTCCAAAGACATAAGGGAAGCTTTTGAGCTGTATAAAAGTTCTGAAGCTACTTCCGTAATCAGTGCAACCTCAGTAGGTCACCATCCCTACAAATGCCTGATGCAAAACAAAGACGGTAATTATGCGCCGATCCGAAATCCTGAAGACCTTGTCTCTGCGCGGCAGGATCTGCCCATCTGCATAGCTCCCAACGGCGCTATATATTTTTGTGATATCGCCAGTTTCCTGGAGCAGAAAGTGCTGTTCTTTCCGAATACTGAATATTTTTTGATGCGGCCGGATCGTTCGGTTGATGTTGACAGTTTGACGGACTTGAAGATTGCCGAATTCTATCTTTCTAACCAGTAG
- the neuC gene encoding UDP-N-acetylglucosamine 2-epimerase (hydrolyzing): MKRVLFLTGTRADYGKLKSLIKRLEAEVGFEPFVYVTGMHTLSRYGYTAQEVIKDGYKNIYVNINHHAGDPMEMVLANTIKGMSRYVYELEPDMIVVHGDRVEAFAGAIVGVFTNTLVAHIEGGELSGTIDESIRHSISKLAHIHFVSNKDAYSRLCRMGEDPNSVYEIGSPDYDVMFKGELPSIQDVKRYYEIPFDEYGIVIFHPVTTERDQFKIYSDSFVEAINESGKKFVVIYPNNDDGGEYILDAYKKLNPKHTKIYPSVSFERFITLLKNCTCMLGNSSAGIREAPCYGVPVVDVGTRQDGRFKHNCIMNVDYDKQSILDAIHGQWGADYSGCKVNRFGDGRASERFFAILNKSKVWSTSLQKRVCNELC, from the coding sequence ATGAAAAGAGTTCTTTTTCTTACCGGGACACGCGCTGACTATGGAAAGCTTAAGTCTTTAATCAAACGCCTGGAGGCTGAGGTAGGATTTGAGCCCTTTGTTTACGTCACAGGAATGCATACCCTTTCCCGCTATGGCTATACAGCACAGGAAGTTATTAAAGATGGTTATAAGAATATTTATGTAAACATCAATCACCATGCTGGGGACCCCATGGAAATGGTTTTGGCTAATACCATTAAGGGCATGTCCAGATATGTTTATGAGTTGGAGCCGGATATGATCGTCGTTCACGGTGACCGGGTTGAAGCTTTTGCCGGAGCCATTGTTGGTGTCTTTACCAATACTCTTGTTGCGCATATTGAGGGAGGAGAGCTCTCGGGAACCATAGATGAATCTATACGCCATTCTATAAGTAAATTAGCTCATATTCATTTCGTCAGCAATAAAGATGCTTATAGCCGTCTGTGTCGTATGGGAGAAGATCCCAATAGTGTTTATGAAATAGGATCTCCCGATTATGATGTGATGTTTAAAGGGGAGCTACCTTCGATCCAAGATGTAAAAAGATATTATGAAATACCGTTTGATGAATATGGCATAGTTATTTTCCATCCAGTAACCACTGAACGCGATCAATTTAAAATTTATTCCGATAGTTTTGTTGAGGCGATAAATGAAAGTGGGAAAAAATTTGTAGTGATTTATCCTAATAATGATGACGGTGGAGAATATATTTTGGATGCTTATAAAAAATTAAACCCAAAGCATACAAAAATTTATCCTTCTGTTTCTTTTGAAAGATTTATAACTTTGTTGAAGAATTGTACGTGTATGCTGGGCAATTCCAGTGCCGGAATCAGAGAAGCTCCTTGTTATGGGGTACCTGTTGTTGATGTCGGCACCAGACAGGATGGAAGGTTTAAGCATAATTGTATTATGAATGTCGATTATGACAAACAGAGTATACTTGATGCGATTCATGGTCAGTGGGGCGCTGACTACTCAGGTTGTAAAGTTAATCGTTTTGGAGATGGAAGAGCTTCAGAACGGTTTTTTGCGATTTTAAACAAAAGTAAAGTGTGGTCTACCTCTCTTCAAAAGAGGGTATGTAATGAGTTGTGCTGA
- a CDS encoding polyhydroxyalkanoate biosynthesis repressor PhaR, with amino-acid sequence MSSGNAFYIGDRLVSNETAPLVIVEIGINHSGSLKTAFEMVDAAHEAGAELIKHQTHVVEDEMSAAAKSVVPGNADVSIYEIMDRCALNEEEEYKLKEYTESKGMIFISTPFSRAAADRLRKFDVPAYKIGSGECNNYPLVDHIASFGKPIILSTGMNSIESVRTSVEILRKHKVPYALLHCTNVYPTPHELVRLGAINELKEHFPDAIVGLSDHTVDNYACLGAVAVGASIVERHFTDRMDRNGPDIECSMDPQALKDLIHGSNILAKCRGGRKGPVAEEQVTIDFAFATVVTIAPVKKGERFTRDNIWVKRPGTGEIPAEYFENILGSIAATDMAEGHHLCHDEFVEG; translated from the coding sequence ATGAGCTCAGGTAATGCATTTTATATTGGTGACAGGCTTGTTTCAAATGAAACGGCTCCCTTAGTCATTGTTGAAATAGGAATCAATCATTCTGGAAGTCTGAAAACAGCTTTCGAAATGGTTGACGCTGCTCATGAGGCCGGAGCTGAGCTTATCAAGCATCAGACACACGTTGTGGAAGATGAGATGTCAGCCGCTGCGAAAAGTGTTGTTCCTGGAAATGCAGATGTTTCGATTTATGAAATAATGGATAGGTGTGCTCTTAACGAAGAAGAAGAGTATAAGCTTAAAGAGTATACTGAATCAAAAGGGATGATTTTTATCAGCACACCTTTCTCTCGTGCTGCTGCTGACCGCCTCAGAAAATTCGACGTCCCTGCATATAAAATAGGTAGCGGAGAATGCAATAACTATCCTTTGGTGGATCATATTGCATCCTTTGGCAAGCCAATTATTCTTTCTACTGGGATGAATTCAATTGAAAGTGTCAGAACATCCGTTGAAATACTTCGAAAGCATAAAGTCCCGTATGCTTTATTACATTGCACAAATGTTTACCCGACCCCTCATGAATTAGTGCGTTTGGGAGCTATTAATGAGCTGAAAGAACATTTTCCTGATGCGATAGTTGGGCTTTCTGACCATACAGTAGATAATTATGCCTGTCTTGGAGCTGTGGCAGTAGGCGCCTCTATCGTTGAACGACACTTCACAGACCGAATGGATCGCAATGGCCCTGATATTGAGTGCTCGATGGACCCTCAGGCTTTGAAGGACCTTATCCATGGGAGCAATATTTTAGCTAAGTGCCGTGGCGGCAGAAAGGGACCTGTGGCCGAGGAGCAGGTTACCATTGATTTCGCATTTGCAACTGTTGTGACAATCGCTCCTGTTAAAAAAGGAGAACGATTCACAAGGGATAATATTTGGGTGAAACGACCGGGAACCGGTGAAATCCCTGCAGAATACTTTGAGAATATTCTGGGAAGCATTGCCGCTACCGACATGGCTGAAGGACATCACCTTTGCCATGATGAATTTGTAGAGGGCTAG
- a CDS encoding TIGR00180 family glycosyltransferase, with translation MSSDVTILLPTHFRHAYLARALEMYADSGIPIIVVDSTTEPFEGADKYENVTYYHWPEKGGIEKLYDAIQDVETPYVVMRADKRHIVPDAIKECIVFLENNSDYSHCHGVYIAVERPGGILSACPQYYNDCHEGIIGETPSYRMMEVWDRYVPSFYSVSRVEIWKRVLEVAVNGITNFFAFEILQVMFMAMEGKGKRLLTFYGANQIAKRVDGGCEGYEGFDVFVADEKYADEFAYLVNSVADRLAELENIGQGAAKNLVVKSIARYLAPKERGAHIKRSYDLDERALIMKRFLASTPASSQKNYFALMEWLESWKDEI, from the coding sequence ATGTCAAGTGATGTTACTATTCTTCTGCCTACACATTTTCGCCATGCTTATCTTGCAAGAGCGCTTGAGATGTACGCTGATAGCGGTATTCCTATAATAGTGGTTGATTCAACAACAGAACCGTTTGAAGGTGCCGATAAATATGAAAATGTGACATACTACCATTGGCCAGAAAAGGGGGGGATAGAAAAACTTTATGATGCTATACAGGATGTTGAAACTCCATATGTCGTAATGCGTGCAGACAAGCGGCATATTGTTCCGGATGCGATTAAGGAGTGCATTGTTTTTTTGGAGAATAATTCAGATTACTCACATTGCCATGGTGTGTATATTGCTGTTGAGAGACCTGGCGGCATTCTTTCAGCCTGTCCTCAATATTACAATGATTGCCATGAGGGGATAATTGGTGAGACTCCGTCGTATAGAATGATGGAAGTGTGGGATAGGTATGTCCCATCCTTCTACTCGGTTTCTCGTGTCGAAATTTGGAAGCGTGTGCTTGAAGTTGCTGTAAATGGTATTACAAATTTCTTTGCGTTTGAAATCCTTCAGGTAATGTTTATGGCTATGGAAGGCAAAGGGAAACGGCTTCTAACGTTTTACGGGGCAAACCAGATTGCAAAGCGCGTTGACGGTGGCTGCGAAGGATATGAAGGCTTTGATGTTTTTGTCGCAGACGAAAAATATGCCGACGAATTTGCTTATCTGGTCAATTCTGTAGCTGACCGTCTGGCTGAACTTGAGAATATCGGGCAGGGCGCAGCCAAAAATCTGGTTGTGAAATCTATCGCCCGTTATCTGGCGCCGAAGGAGCGTGGGGCCCATATTAAAAGAAGTTACGATTTAGATGAACGCGCCCTGATTATGAAAAGGTTTCTTGCTTCTACTCCTGCTTCTTCTCAAAAAAATTATTTTGCCTTGATGGAGTGGCTTGAATCTTGGAAAGATGAAATATGA
- a CDS encoding gfo/Idh/MocA family oxidoreductase, translating into MNIAIIGLGGMGSRHLQAALSAKMTPVALCDLSREAAEAAAELPSTPRIYTDWEKMLNDGGFDVLVVATNGPSHHKIILKAAAVNSPYIFCEKPLSTSGAKAREIVAACKKSGTKLAVNLARRQMDAYINLKKCLQTNVIGTVHHINIHCGAGGLGCLGTHFFDLPAWLFDTQPEWVSGTIDTAPAPNIRGEHFFDPGGQAMVGYGKELTAHFYLAGDSTVVFRGELIGTHGYISFDDLGNEGIEMKIFARPKDHWDTIPTRYVELKEVLPGLKPTSFDIIDSTRKGLEDLVSEDMQDTCTGAVNAVDIVMGIHLSAKSGQWEKVSLPLSGNDLNFEIPIT; encoded by the coding sequence TTGAATATTGCAATAATAGGACTTGGCGGAATGGGGAGCAGACACCTGCAAGCAGCTCTTTCAGCAAAAATGACCCCAGTAGCTCTTTGTGATTTATCTCGCGAGGCGGCAGAAGCAGCAGCTGAGCTTCCATCAACACCACGCATATACACAGACTGGGAAAAAATGCTGAATGACGGCGGATTCGATGTACTGGTCGTTGCAACAAACGGCCCCAGCCACCACAAAATCATTCTGAAGGCGGCGGCAGTAAACTCTCCTTATATTTTTTGCGAAAAGCCCCTTTCCACCAGCGGTGCCAAGGCCAGAGAGATCGTTGCAGCCTGTAAAAAATCAGGTACAAAATTAGCAGTCAACTTAGCCAGACGACAGATGGACGCCTATATTAATTTAAAAAAATGTCTGCAGACAAATGTCATCGGAACAGTACACCATATCAATATCCATTGCGGGGCCGGCGGACTGGGCTGCCTGGGAACTCATTTTTTTGACCTGCCGGCATGGTTGTTTGACACTCAACCGGAGTGGGTGTCCGGAACTATCGACACAGCGCCTGCCCCCAATATTCGCGGAGAACATTTTTTCGACCCCGGTGGACAAGCAATGGTCGGCTACGGTAAAGAACTTACCGCCCATTTTTATCTTGCAGGCGACAGCACAGTTGTTTTTCGTGGCGAACTCATTGGAACCCATGGCTATATCTCTTTCGACGACCTGGGAAATGAAGGGATAGAAATGAAAATTTTTGCACGCCCTAAAGACCACTGGGATACCATACCAACCAGATATGTAGAACTTAAAGAGGTCCTTCCCGGCTTGAAGCCAACCAGTTTCGACATTATAGACTCCACCCGCAAGGGTTTAGAAGACCTTGTCAGCGAGGACATGCAAGACACTTGCACCGGTGCAGTTAATGCCGTGGATATTGTTATGGGGATTCATTTATCTGCCAAGTCGGGCCAATGGGAAAAAGTATCTCTCCCGCTCAGCGGCAACGACCTCAACTTTGAAATACCAATCACTTAG